A single region of the Gammaproteobacteria bacterium genome encodes:
- a CDS encoding Hsp70 family protein encodes MTSEAIFEDVEGTFIGIDLGTSNSVVTYFKNNNFEQVKFRNKKIIPSVLYYESKDKVIFGDKALKKGVGSPEFMIKEFKRDLGSKVKYTISFPSEEKEEVEGGVFIIDTNIFIDEPFVLKQFSKNDDVKLSKTVVSELSNLEKNKDVKESAAMALESINEYKLERNIALEDSCLDLLSEDLTSNSRNDDNDNRILSIAKNFTNEVSNKRVYLLTNDKGLTSKAEGEKVAVVNYSEFNHDKSQKTSENSDQEIHVTPKEASKKLLSYIKEVSEVSLGEDIQKAVITVPANFNPAQIALVKEAGEEAGFDEVAIQKEPVAVGFAYAMDEEGDKTILVYDFGGGTFDVSFLKIENGNIEVVETDGDNSLGGKDITNKLREFIFDKILDENDELDMFDKASSNLSQKDYDMNLSKISNEAERVKIELSEYDEVMLSISNLMGAGDSVFNLEFEISRKEFENEIADIRKKSMDIVKNLIERSGIDRSDIDEIVMAGGSSSIPSIRESLKDQLGIKPKKSIDTSVVISQGATVEAIRRFSDMKSIQDKIVYNDTALHDFGIGIKDLNFDLIIPKGSSLPIKGIKDYTNQKDNQETIEIKVFQRKSTYPDVKKTHDKGIDLVDEIIIGGIPPSKVNELTIRVAFELTKDDSLSVSVSILDKNDTEIHSDHLNISKASDV; translated from the coding sequence ATGACAAGCGAAGCAATATTTGAAGACGTAGAAGGTACGTTTATAGGCATTGATTTAGGAACATCTAACTCAGTAGTAACCTATTTTAAAAATAATAATTTTGAGCAGGTGAAGTTTAGAAATAAAAAAATAATTCCATCTGTATTGTATTATGAGAGTAAAGATAAAGTGATCTTTGGTGATAAAGCCCTTAAGAAGGGGGTTGGCAGCCCAGAGTTTATGATCAAAGAATTTAAGAGAGATCTGGGCAGTAAAGTTAAATACACCATTTCGTTTCCATCAGAAGAAAAGGAAGAGGTTGAAGGTGGGGTGTTTATTATTGATACCAATATATTTATTGATGAGCCGTTTGTATTGAAACAGTTTTCAAAAAATGATGATGTTAAATTATCAAAAACCGTTGTAAGTGAGTTGTCTAATCTAGAGAAGAACAAAGATGTAAAAGAGAGTGCTGCTATGGCATTGGAGAGCATTAATGAGTATAAATTAGAAAGGAATATAGCGTTAGAAGACAGTTGTTTAGATCTTTTGTCAGAAGATTTAACCAGTAACAGTAGGAATGATGATAATGATAATAGAATCTTGAGTATTGCCAAAAATTTCACCAATGAAGTTTCTAATAAGCGTGTCTATCTTTTAACGAATGATAAAGGCTTAACAAGCAAGGCTGAGGGTGAAAAGGTTGCGGTTGTAAATTACAGTGAGTTTAATCATGACAAGTCTCAAAAAACAAGTGAAAACAGTGATCAAGAAATACATGTGACACCTAAAGAGGCCAGCAAGAAGCTCTTGAGTTACATAAAAGAGGTGAGTGAGGTGTCTCTCGGTGAGGATATTCAAAAAGCGGTTATTACTGTCCCAGCAAATTTTAATCCGGCTCAGATAGCGCTGGTAAAAGAAGCGGGGGAAGAGGCTGGATTTGATGAGGTAGCGATTCAAAAAGAGCCTGTTGCGGTTGGTTTTGCTTATGCTATGGATGAAGAGGGTGATAAAACAATTTTAGTCTATGATTTTGGTGGCGGTACTTTTGATGTTTCTTTTTTGAAGATAGAGAATGGAAATATAGAAGTAGTAGAGACTGATGGAGATAATAGTCTGGGAGGAAAAGACATCACCAATAAATTACGAGAGTTTATTTTTGATAAAATATTAGATGAAAATGATGAGTTGGATATGTTTGATAAAGCCAGCAGCAATCTTTCCCAAAAAGATTACGATATGAATCTCTCTAAAATTTCAAATGAAGCCGAGAGGGTGAAGATAGAGTTGTCTGAATATGATGAGGTTATGTTGTCTATTTCAAATTTAATGGGTGCCGGTGATTCTGTATTTAATCTAGAATTTGAAATCAGTAGAAAAGAGTTTGAAAATGAGATAGCTGACATTAGAAAAAAGTCTATGGACATTGTTAAAAATCTTATAGAGCGTTCAGGCATTGACAGATCAGATATTGACGAAATAGTGATGGCTGGAGGAAGCTCATCTATTCCCAGTATTAGGGAGAGTTTAAAAGATCAGTTGGGTATCAAGCCTAAAAAAAGTATAGATACTTCAGTGGTCATTTCACAGGGCGCAACGGTAGAAGCAATCAGGCGTTTTTCAGATATGAAAAGCATTCAAGACAAGATTGTTTATAATGATACTGCGTTACATGATTTTGGTATTGGCATTAAAGACCTTAATTTTGATTTGATTATTCCAAAAGGAAGCAGTTTACCCATTAAGGGGATAAAAGACTATACAAATCAAAAAGACAATCAAGAGACCATTGAGATAAAAGTGTTCCAACGAAAATCAACTTACCCAGATGTAAAAAAGACACATGATAAGGGGATCGATTTGGTGGATGAAATTATTATTGGAGGCATTCCTCCAAGTAAAGTTAATGAGTTGACTATCAGGGTTGCCTTTGAGTTAACAAAAGATGACAGTTTGTCGGTATCGGTATCTATTTTAGATAAGAATGACACTGAAATACACTCAGATCACTTGAATATTTCAAAGGCTTCAGATGTTTGA
- a CDS encoding Hsp70 family protein, with protein sequence MKKLPIGIDLGTTNSVVAYLENSSIKYLRFRNQESISSVMLYKDGKVTIGSMAKKKAVSNPSNFIKSSKVFMGDSDKVWNIEDKVFTPTDIAGEILKEIRKMLDKKFPDVSRFVAVITVPAYFTSTQIDETKKAGEMAGFTIKQIITEPVSAAVAYGFEDELNQKLFIVDIGGGTFDTSILKVSNRDFETLAIDGDNKLGGDDFDNYILEYLLKHIRKERGVNLASLTKSGISEEEYNKSKQVLIAKSEEVKKELSEYDEVEVEISNLLSGYNLSTKISRVMFEEMASITIDKIKRTIKKTLDDSQHSSSNIDKVVLVGGSSKIPIVRKFVTELFGKAPYSDKPLDKLVAMGAAIIAQEDNAVNIRDIISHSLGIEVVDDKFSPILKRNDHYPISHTQTYTTTVDFQQSVDVNVYEGEDEDDVHNDEFYGGFALTNIEQAHAGVPQIEVTFEFDKNRILKITAKDLGSGSVKSENIEIDKGVKKKITPDLKPFDIALVIDVSGSMCGYPLEKAKEACTMMVSSMIDLNSHRVGLVEFDSYANTLAYLSNDRALLENAIANLSCKGGTDIADGLRETRQEVLVRSENRKLVILVTDGGSSENPAILESNRLKTEGARVVSIGVGQGVNEGLLENIASNGDYYQIDSIDDLENIFQKISSSLKVI encoded by the coding sequence AAATACCTAAGATTTAGAAATCAAGAGTCTATTAGTTCTGTTATGCTTTACAAGGATGGAAAAGTTACAATAGGCAGCATGGCAAAGAAAAAAGCAGTATCAAATCCTAGTAATTTTATAAAATCTTCAAAAGTTTTTATGGGTGACAGTGACAAGGTCTGGAATATAGAAGATAAGGTTTTCACCCCAACAGATATAGCTGGAGAAATTTTAAAAGAAATAAGAAAAATGTTAGATAAAAAGTTCCCTGATGTTTCTAGGTTCGTAGCTGTAATTACTGTGCCCGCTTATTTTACTTCTACACAGATTGATGAAACTAAAAAAGCAGGTGAAATGGCTGGTTTTACAATCAAGCAAATTATAACAGAGCCGGTTTCGGCAGCAGTTGCGTATGGGTTTGAAGATGAGCTTAATCAAAAACTATTCATTGTTGATATTGGTGGCGGTACTTTTGACACATCTATCTTAAAAGTATCGAATAGGGATTTTGAAACATTAGCCATTGATGGTGATAATAAGTTGGGCGGGGATGATTTCGATAATTATATCTTAGAGTACCTATTAAAACATATTAGAAAAGAGCGTGGGGTTAATTTAGCCTCGCTTACAAAATCAGGTATTTCTGAAGAAGAGTATAACAAATCCAAGCAGGTGTTGATTGCAAAATCTGAGGAGGTTAAAAAGGAGCTTTCAGAATATGATGAGGTGGAGGTTGAAATATCAAATCTGTTAAGTGGTTATAATCTATCCACAAAAATTAGTCGTGTTATGTTTGAGGAGATGGCCTCTATTACCATTGATAAAATTAAAAGAACGATTAAAAAGACTCTGGATGATTCTCAGCACTCATCATCAAATATTGATAAAGTTGTTTTGGTTGGAGGTAGCTCTAAGATCCCTATTGTGAGGAAGTTCGTTACGGAACTGTTTGGTAAAGCTCCTTACTCTGATAAACCCCTTGATAAGCTTGTAGCAATGGGAGCTGCGATAATCGCGCAAGAGGATAATGCGGTTAATATTAGGGATATTATCTCTCACTCATTGGGTATTGAAGTGGTAGATGATAAGTTTTCACCCATCTTAAAAAGAAATGATCACTACCCTATTTCTCATACCCAGACTTATACTACGACAGTGGATTTTCAGCAGAGTGTCGATGTGAATGTCTATGAAGGTGAAGATGAAGATGATGTTCATAATGATGAATTTTATGGCGGCTTTGCTCTGACAAATATAGAACAAGCTCATGCAGGTGTTCCTCAGATAGAGGTTACATTTGAATTTGATAAAAACAGAATTTTAAAGATAACCGCTAAAGATCTGGGGAGTGGTTCAGTTAAAAGTGAAAATATTGAGATTGATAAAGGTGTAAAAAAAAAGATAACACCTGATTTGAAGCCATTTGATATTGCTTTGGTTATTGATGTTTCTGGCAGTATGTGTGGTTATCCTCTTGAAAAAGCAAAAGAGGCTTGTACGATGATGGTGTCAAGTATGATAGATTTAAACTCACATCGAGTGGGTTTGGTTGAGTTTGACTCTTATGCAAATACCTTGGCGTATTTATCAAATGATAGAGCGTTATTAGAAAATGCCATTGCAAACTTATCTTGTAAGGGAGGGACGGATATAGCCGATGGGCTCAGAGAAACAAGGCAAGAGGTTTTAGTTAGATCTGAGAACAGGAAGTTAGTAATTTTGGTTACGGATGGGGGGTCATCTGAAAATCCAGCAATTCTAGAATCCAACCGATTAAAAACAGAGGGTGCAAGAGTTGTCTCTATTGGAGTGGGTCAAGGGGTAAATGAAGGGCTGTTAGAAAACATTGCTTCAAACGGTGATTATTACCAGATAGATAGTATTGATGATTTAGAAAACATATTTCAAAAAATTTCAAGTTCACTTAAAGTGATATAG
- a CDS encoding dynamin family protein → MNSKEFELKKMREIKGLNIQNEFIEKLLSGNGRADILTDKNEADINVIYEASKKYLHKLESNEFEIAIVGLEKAGKSTFANALIESDVLPSAPERCTFTSTRLVSGGDKATVHFYGKDEFDDIFKNLLEEIEYPDFENQSHTSLSSSSFDRYFEQLEDKNPQLFKNHAGKTDEEIKDILSCRDRLTLTGKSRVFSGEDLQKDVFKSYIKGDNKGADTSKPRSVKSIEIESSNLKQLESAVIYDVPGFDSPTKIHLRQTEERLKKADAIILVTNAGRNPSLQGTTLSVINKNTDEDGIPLKDKLFVFGNQIDTANSAGEAEGNKKTLIKDVLKYKIGEKKRVFVGSALKYLVDNGIVKKEFKGGFEVESGIGEIRKELIFYYENERFQILKRKIDSNKNKLKSVFQDVLNVRKKGFDDKFSENERARILRGSWKNIEEQLESGLNEFKFKLKHEIWGGKYFSEKLKKDIENFDCFQEINDEFVKNIKMNQDDSLTTDVPVEKINQQIRRLLHKKYLEGFSNLINQMTGEKSREIESRLLDVFSVAVAGEADSIMFDEIKIDSNDFIKTLTSGVAHNEGRFTYLIERFSRDVFDVFISSPVLSGDRHDKFRVSYEEILYLNTFYGKDDGSLVDVVLGGELGVGGGWVDKNDINELMGLADEIVSLSADGMSLGSVIRRMKNVKSRMGVFSNEVNSMADSDIKRAIEKIDRSKTEDEVVKEINKDISNLKVCLIKSVVPAVNLELVFFNGVDKQIKLLIESFKSSDSKGGLFDDFISKIVLKVKRSELDGIDLKVESLKIQRAFLEEMEAFPF, encoded by the coding sequence GTGAATAGTAAAGAGTTTGAGTTGAAAAAAATGCGTGAAATTAAAGGTCTTAACATTCAGAATGAATTTATTGAAAAGTTGTTAAGCGGCAATGGCCGCGCTGATATTTTAACTGATAAAAATGAGGCCGATATTAATGTTATTTATGAAGCCAGTAAAAAATACCTTCATAAGCTGGAGAGTAATGAGTTTGAAATAGCAATTGTTGGCTTGGAAAAGGCTGGGAAATCTACTTTTGCAAATGCACTAATTGAAAGTGATGTTCTTCCTTCAGCACCCGAAAGGTGTACGTTTACTTCTACCCGATTGGTGAGTGGTGGTGACAAAGCTACTGTTCATTTTTATGGTAAAGATGAGTTTGATGATATTTTTAAAAATCTTTTAGAAGAAATTGAGTACCCTGATTTTGAAAACCAAAGTCACACGTCTTTAAGTTCTAGTAGTTTTGATCGGTATTTTGAACAGTTAGAGGATAAAAATCCTCAGTTGTTTAAAAATCATGCGGGTAAGACGGATGAGGAGATAAAAGATATTTTGTCTTGTAGAGACAGGCTCACTCTAACGGGGAAGAGTAGGGTGTTTTCTGGTGAAGACTTACAGAAAGATGTGTTTAAATCCTATATCAAAGGTGATAACAAAGGCGCGGATACTTCTAAGCCCAGAAGTGTAAAAAGCATAGAGATTGAATCATCAAATTTGAAGCAGCTAGAAAGTGCCGTTATCTACGATGTCCCTGGGTTTGACTCTCCGACCAAAATACATTTAAGACAAACGGAAGAACGGTTGAAAAAAGCAGATGCGATAATCTTGGTTACAAATGCAGGGAGAAACCCCAGCCTGCAGGGAACAACCCTCAGTGTTATTAACAAAAATACAGATGAAGACGGCATACCCCTAAAAGATAAACTGTTTGTTTTTGGAAATCAGATAGATACGGCCAACAGTGCTGGTGAAGCTGAAGGGAATAAAAAGACGCTTATTAAAGATGTGCTGAAGTATAAAATTGGAGAAAAGAAGCGAGTGTTTGTTGGGTCTGCACTTAAGTATCTTGTTGATAATGGTATCGTTAAGAAGGAGTTTAAGGGTGGTTTTGAGGTTGAATCTGGGATTGGTGAGATAAGAAAGGAGTTGATTTTTTATTATGAAAATGAACGATTTCAAATTTTAAAAAGAAAGATCGACTCAAATAAAAATAAGCTTAAATCAGTTTTTCAAGACGTTCTAAATGTTCGAAAGAAAGGATTTGATGATAAATTTTCAGAGAATGAAAGGGCTAGGATTTTGAGGGGTTCTTGGAAGAATATAGAAGAACAGCTTGAAAGTGGGTTGAATGAATTTAAGTTTAAATTGAAGCATGAGATTTGGGGTGGTAAGTATTTTTCCGAAAAACTTAAAAAAGATATTGAAAATTTTGATTGTTTTCAAGAGATAAACGATGAGTTTGTTAAAAATATTAAAATGAATCAGGACGATAGTTTGACAACAGATGTTCCTGTGGAAAAAATAAATCAACAAATAAGGCGGTTGTTGCATAAAAAATACCTCGAGGGGTTTTCTAATCTTATTAACCAGATGACGGGTGAGAAATCTAGGGAGATTGAAAGCAGATTGCTGGATGTGTTTTCTGTGGCGGTTGCAGGAGAAGCAGACTCTATTATGTTTGATGAGATTAAAATAGACAGTAATGATTTTATAAAAACGCTTACTTCTGGTGTTGCACATAATGAAGGGCGGTTCACCTATTTGATTGAGCGTTTTTCTAGGGATGTCTTTGATGTTTTTATTTCTTCACCTGTTTTAAGTGGGGATAGACATGATAAGTTTAGAGTCTCATATGAAGAGATTTTATATTTAAATACTTTTTATGGTAAAGATGATGGTAGCTTGGTCGATGTTGTTTTGGGTGGAGAGCTTGGTGTTGGGGGTGGGTGGGTTGATAAAAATGACATTAATGAATTGATGGGTTTGGCTGACGAAATTGTTTCATTATCTGCTGATGGAATGAGCCTTGGCTCTGTTATTCGTCGGATGAAAAATGTGAAGAGTCGTATGGGTGTGTTTTCAAATGAAGTGAATTCTATGGCTGATTCAGATATTAAACGAGCAATTGAAAAAATTGATAGAAGTAAGACCGAGGATGAGGTGGTGAAAGAGATTAATAAGGATATTTCTAATTTGAAGGTTTGTTTGATAAAGTCTGTGGTGCCTGCTGTTAACTTAGAGTTGGTGTTCTTTAATGGTGTGGATAAACAGATCAAGCTGTTGATTGAATCATTTAAGTCGAGTGATTCAAAGGGGGGGCTGTTTGATGACTTTATTTCTAAAATAGTTCTTAAAGTGAAACGATCAGAACTGGACGGAATTGATTTAAAGGTGGAGTCTTTAAAGATCCAAAGAGCATTTTTGGAAGAAATGGAAGCCTTCCCATTTTAA
- a CDS encoding Hsp70 family protein yields MDKLLLGIDFGTSTNFVTKYDFSKKDAVPVANMGGYGGTNIFDNNIYIQSEDNYVIGDSKKQHSDPENFFEDVKRYIVDDKKRYRVPNLNNRAVSAQDIAEMVFKSIAKKVEENENKKIDGVVITVPYSYGKKYRQRLQEAATNAGLKVIRLIEEPVAAAISYGIFGDDIKEDKKEKIAVFDLGGGTFDITIFDFEKSDAQHAKIEVLNTDGVENLGGKTVDELLSKKFMDHLKIDYSIFSKDKERIKFQSELNKTAKNTKELLSESDEEEIYENVSINGESKELELNVSVDGFNGWLKDNNILGKIEDALERAVYDIDLEPEDIDRVVLAGGTSTIPIIKSTVEAFFGRKSEAKKDLGELVGHGAGILAGLSEDSSLKYTVIRKTSKNIGVARGNKFKKILHKNTKYGEESALMGQKLMNREASSLNVTFYEGDSAKIEDSEKIGVVKINGKEFSSEQIYISLIREDKRDSKIKAFFYNKDKDRVFEGYLEDV; encoded by the coding sequence ATGGATAAGTTACTTTTGGGGATTGATTTTGGAACATCCACCAACTTCGTTACAAAGTACGATTTTTCTAAAAAGGATGCTGTCCCTGTGGCCAATATGGGTGGGTATGGCGGAACAAATATATTTGATAATAATATCTACATCCAGAGTGAAGATAACTATGTGATTGGTGACAGTAAAAAACAACACTCTGATCCTGAGAACTTCTTTGAGGATGTTAAGCGGTATATCGTTGATGACAAAAAAAGGTACAGAGTTCCAAACCTGAATAACAGGGCTGTTTCAGCTCAAGATATAGCGGAGATGGTGTTTAAAAGTATTGCTAAAAAAGTGGAAGAAAATGAGAATAAAAAGATTGATGGGGTTGTTATTACGGTTCCTTATTCGTACGGTAAAAAATATCGTCAACGGTTGCAAGAGGCGGCAACCAATGCGGGGTTAAAGGTTATCAGGCTTATAGAAGAGCCTGTTGCTGCGGCCATATCCTATGGGATTTTTGGCGATGATATTAAAGAGGATAAAAAAGAGAAGATTGCCGTTTTTGATTTAGGTGGTGGGACATTTGATATTACTATTTTTGATTTTGAAAAGAGTGATGCACAGCACGCCAAAATTGAAGTGTTAAACACGGATGGCGTTGAAAACCTTGGTGGTAAGACAGTGGATGAACTGTTGTCTAAAAAATTTATGGATCATCTTAAAATAGATTACTCTATTTTTTCAAAAGATAAAGAGAGGATTAAATTTCAAAGTGAATTAAATAAGACTGCAAAAAATACAAAAGAACTTTTGTCTGAGAGTGATGAGGAGGAAATTTATGAGAATGTCTCCATCAACGGCGAATCCAAAGAGTTGGAGTTGAATGTTTCAGTGGATGGCTTTAATGGTTGGTTAAAAGATAACAACATCCTTGGGAAGATAGAGGATGCTTTAGAGAGAGCTGTTTATGATATTGATTTAGAGCCTGAGGATATAGATCGAGTTGTTTTGGCGGGAGGCACTTCCACTATTCCTATCATTAAAAGCACGGTAGAAGCCTTTTTTGGTAGAAAAAGTGAAGCAAAAAAGGATTTAGGTGAGCTTGTAGGGCACGGTGCTGGAATCTTAGCTGGCTTGTCCGAAGACAGTTCATTGAAATACACAGTGATTAGAAAAACATCTAAAAATATTGGTGTTGCCCGTGGTAATAAATTTAAAAAAATACTGCATAAAAATACAAAATATGGAGAAGAGTCAGCACTAATGGGACAAAAGCTAATGAATAGAGAGGCGTCATCTTTAAATGTCACTTTTTATGAGGGTGATTCTGCAAAAATAGAAGACAGTGAAAAAATAGGTGTGGTGAAGATTAATGGAAAAGAGTTCTCTTCGGAGCAAATTTATATCTCTTTGATAAGAGAAGATAAAAGGGATTCAAAAATCAAGGCATTTTTTTATAATAAGGATAAAGATCGGGTTTTTGAAGGGTATTTAGAGGATGTATAG
- a CDS encoding Hsp70 family protein, translating to MVKNYLGIDLGTTESTVSVIEIETRRDQPMEKLRTLDIYQYNRHHQLDKNIKGLQSSIYIDRKNKVVYTGEYAKEQYSSGNMPLNTIRSIKTRIGGGSMIEVPLKNNGWISSIRSIFEKENLKSYNMTELSAILLKSIKNSVEKQCGSGFEQVTITIPSGFDSDERNATIAAGVMAGFKKVNLLDEPTAVLLNLLNSEDGLTEVSSGFFNKQKNIVVYDIGGGTLDISVASVEDNEGDFDVSIVGRSKRMEFGGDDIDKYIASYFLQEFEKINPSIDERSPEVQAKIVSRIVSHAQKHKVNFSKKIEKVLGNPRRRERVKESVNFEIIDDLKVSDLTLYDSLLRDILSPIISANGLLINPLDRVLKSCKLNVSDIDLVVLTGGSAKFYLVSEVLERYFQGIHVVDFTEYNAVSKGAAIHSFNQGNEDLKKIQIKDIMSDSIYIKRKKGFDELIPHNQALDSNGQYGFVFEDVLDRLELFLYYGSEGEDKWKYREIGGVFHPLDRGYEIGDEINLDWSFDENKILKIFYNGCELVSSSQVRKQSSELLDDFELKG from the coding sequence ATGGTAAAAAATTATCTAGGAATTGATTTAGGAACAACGGAAAGTACCGTGTCTGTAATAGAGATTGAGACACGAAGAGATCAGCCAATGGAAAAGTTAAGGACTTTAGATATTTATCAATATAACAGACATCATCAATTGGATAAAAATATTAAAGGGTTGCAGTCCAGTATCTACATTGATAGAAAAAATAAAGTCGTCTATACGGGGGAGTATGCTAAAGAGCAATATTCTAGTGGAAATATGCCATTGAATACCATTCGTTCTATTAAAACACGAATAGGGGGTGGGTCTATGATAGAGGTGCCATTAAAAAATAATGGCTGGATCTCTTCTATTCGTTCAATTTTTGAGAAAGAAAATTTAAAAAGTTATAATATGACAGAGTTGTCAGCAATTCTTTTAAAGAGTATAAAAAATTCTGTTGAGAAACAGTGTGGTTCTGGTTTTGAGCAGGTGACCATCACAATTCCTTCTGGGTTTGATAGCGATGAGAGAAATGCCACCATAGCAGCTGGAGTGATGGCGGGTTTTAAAAAGGTAAATTTATTAGATGAACCCACAGCTGTTTTGTTAAATTTATTGAATTCGGAAGACGGTCTAACCGAAGTGTCGAGTGGTTTTTTTAATAAACAGAAGAACATTGTTGTTTATGATATCGGCGGCGGAACCCTGGATATCTCGGTTGCCAGTGTAGAAGACAATGAAGGTGATTTTGATGTAAGCATTGTTGGGCGCTCTAAAAGAATGGAGTTTGGTGGTGATGACATAGATAAATACATTGCTTCATATTTTTTGCAAGAATTTGAAAAGATAAACCCTTCTATTGATGAAAGATCACCAGAAGTGCAAGCTAAAATTGTATCAAGAATTGTTTCGCATGCACAAAAACATAAAGTAAACTTTAGCAAAAAAATAGAAAAAGTGTTGGGTAATCCCAGGAGAAGAGAAAGAGTAAAAGAGAGTGTGAATTTTGAAATAATAGATGATTTAAAAGTGTCTGATTTAACTCTTTATGATAGCCTCTTAAGAGATATTTTATCTCCGATAATATCAGCCAATGGTCTGCTTATAAACCCTCTGGACAGAGTGTTAAAGTCTTGTAAGTTAAACGTGTCTGATATTGATTTGGTCGTTCTGACCGGTGGTTCAGCTAAGTTTTATCTTGTTTCAGAGGTGCTAGAACGATACTTTCAAGGAATACATGTTGTCGATTTTACAGAATACAATGCTGTTTCAAAAGGTGCAGCTATTCATAGCTTTAATCAAGGTAATGAGGATTTAAAAAAGATTCAGATTAAAGATATTATGAGTGACTCTATTTATATTAAAAGAAAAAAAGGTTTTGATGAATTAATACCGCATAACCAAGCGTTAGACAGTAATGGGCAGTATGGTTTTGTCTTTGAAGATGTTTTGGATCGACTGGAGTTGTTTTTATATTATGGCTCAGAGGGTGAGGATAAGTGGAAATACAGAGAGATAGGCGGGGTTTTTCATCCACTTGATCGAGGGTATGAAATAGGTGATGAAATAAATTTAGATTGGTCGTTTGATGAGAATAAGATTTTGAAAATTTTTTACAATGGATGTGAACTTGTTAGCTCTAGCCAAGTTAGAAAGCAAAGCAGTGAGCTGCTTGATGATTTTGAGTTGAAGGGGTAG